The Ralstonia pseudosolanacearum genome includes the window ACAGCGCGATGTCGGCGCTGTTCGGTCACGTCAAGGGCGCCTTCACCGGCGCGCAGACCGACCGCGCCGGGCTGCTGCGCAGCGCGGACGGCGGCCTGCTGTTCCTGGATGAGATCGGGGAGCTCGGGCTGGACGAGCAGGCCATGCTGCTCAAGGCCATCGAAGAGAAGCGCTTCCTGCCGTTCGGCAGCGACCGCGAGGCGGAGAGCGATTTCCAACTGATCGCAGGCACCGTGCGCGACCTGCGGCAATGGGTGGCCGACGGACGCTTTCGCGAAGACCTGTTCGCGCGCATCAACCTGTGGACCTTCGATCTGCCCGGCCTGGCCCAGCGCCCGGAAGACATCGAGCCCAACCTCGATTACGAGCTGACCCGCTTTGCCCGCGAGCACGGCGAGCAGGTGCGCTTCCATACCGAAGCGCGGCGCGCTTACCTGCGGTTTGTCGCCTCGCCCCAGGCGCGCTGGAGCGGCAACTTCCGCGAGCTGTCGGCGTCGGTCACGCGCCTGGCCACGCTGGCCGAAGGCGGCCGCATCACCGAGGCCGGCGTGGAGGCGGAAATCGGCCGGCTGCGGCACGCCTGGTCCGGCGCCGAAGCACCCGCCGGCGACGACACCCTCGCCGCGCTGCTGGGTGACGGCGCGGCCGCGCTGGATCGGTTCGACCGGATGCAGTTGGAGAGCGTCGTCCGGATCTGCCGGGAATCGGCATCGCTGTCGGATGCGGGGCGGCGGCTGTTCGATGTGTCGCGGCTGGAGAAAGCCAAGGTCAACGATGCGGACCGGCTGCGCAAGTACCTCGCCCGGTTCGGCCTGGACTGGCAGCAGGTGCGCGGCCAGGCGGCGAACTAGCGGCGCCGGCCTCGCCCAGCGGGCGCCGCGCTCACGGCGCCGGCATCGCGTGGAGATCGGCGCTGCAACCCGCGTGGTCGCCGTCGTGATCGTGATGATGCGGATAGAGCGCGCCGGGCACATTGCAGGTCGCCAGCCCGTCGGCCGCCAGCCATGCCGCGGTGGCCGCGGCGGCGCGATCGATCAGTTCGCCGCAGCGGGTGTAATCGTAGGGTGAGACTTCGAGCGGACACAGCGGCGGCACCACCGAGATCGGAGTCGTCCCCGCCCAGTGCTCCAGATCCTGCGCCAGTTGCCGCGACACCAGCAGCGACAGCGCGTTGAGCGCATGCTCGATGGCGCTGCGCGGTTCGCGCCGGTCGGCGCAGGCAAACCCGGCGGGCAGCACCACCACGCGCGTCGCACCCAGGCGGATGGCGGTCGAGATCGGGGTGTTGTTGGCGACCCCGCCGTCGATCAGCAGGCGGCCATCGACGCGCACCGGCGGAAACACGCCCGGAATCGCCGCGCTGGCCAGCACCGCCTGCACGATGCTGCCGGCGGACAGCACCACTTCGGCGCCGGTCTGCATGTCGGTCGCGACCACGTGCAGCGGCAGCGGCGCCGCTTCCAGCCGCGCCTGCGCAAAGTGCCGGTTCAGCAGCCGCTGCAGCCCGCCCGCATCCACCAGGTGCGTGCTGTGCCGGCCGAGCATGCCCAGCATCACGCGCCACGACCACGGCATCACCTCGGCGCGCCGCACGCCGCGCCACAGCGCTTCGAGCTGCGCGGCGCCGTCCACATGCGGATGGCAGGCAAAGAACGCCGCATTGATGGCCCCCGCCGACGCGCCGACCACCATGTCGGGCATCACGCCGCTGGCCACCAGTTCGCGCAGCATGCCCGCCTCGATGGCACCCAGGCTGCCGCCGCCGGCAAAGACGAAGGCCGTTCGTTCCGCTCGATCCATGGAGATGATGCGCCGCAGTACGCGCGATGCAGGATTGGCTCGAATTAGAGTACATCCCGCCGCCCACAACAGCCAGAAATCCGCCGCTGGCTCCGGTGCCAGCGCCTATGCTGGCATCAGCCACGCCATCCCACGCGCGCAAGGAGACCGCCATGCACGCCGAGCCCACGCCCGACTGGCGCGAACACGGAGTCCAGGTCATTCCGGGTTCGCAGCTCGACCTGAACACGCCGCAGACGCCCGGCATGACGCGTGCCGCGGCCATCACCCACGCGCGCACGGGCGCCAGCAAGCTGTGGGCGGGCGCGGTCACCATCGACGCCAATGCCAAGACCGGCGCCCACCATCATGGCGCACTGGAAAGCGTCATCTACGTGGTCAACGGCCGGGCCCGCATGCGCTGGGGCAATCACCTGGAGTTCACCGCCGAAGCCGGACCCGGCGACTTCATCTACGTGCCGCCCTTCGTGCCGCATCAGGAGATCAACGCGAGCCCGACCGAAACCCTCAGTTGCGTGATCGTGCGCAGCGGACAGGAGCCCGTGGTCGTCAACCTGGACATCACGCCGGCCGAGCCACCGGAGACGGTGTACTGGGTCGACCCCATCCATCCGCATCCGTGAAGCGACACGGGCGCCCCGGCCCCGGCGCGCATCTCACAGGGTCGGCAGTTGCTCGAAGCGGTCGAAGCGCGGAAACGGCGCCGGCACCTCGATGACCTCCATGCCGTCGACCAGCGCGGCCGGCATGCCGTCGTCCAGCCACGCGCACATCGCCGCGAGTTGCATCGGCGAGCCCTGCAGCATCGCCTCCACCGACGCGTCCATCCGGTTGCGGACCCAGCCGGTGACGCCCAGCGTCCGGGCGCGGCACACGCAGGCCTCCCGATAGCCGATCCCCTGCACACGGCCACGCACGCGCACCAGCCGGGTGACGAGCGCGGCGGCATCGGAAGCGGTACCCATGTCTGCGGTCATGCTGGAACGATACGCCGCGATCGCCGGCAGGTGCCGCCTATCCGCCGTCATCAAAATCGCCGTCACCAAAACAATTGGGGAACCGCATACCGGTTCCCCAAGGTCAACATCAGCGGTGTCCGATCGCCGGACCCGCCCGGTCGCGCCTCACGCGGCGCGGCACATCATGCCGGCTCCGGCAGCCGAGCACCGCTGCGCGCGGCACGCCGCTCCTGGATGGCCTTCTGGCGACTGTTCGCGGCAAGGCTTTTCGAGGTGACCGTCTGATATGTGAGCGTCACCGTCGCGCCGGGATTCGGGAAGGTCGTGTCGATCCCGCTCGACGACGGCTGGCCGTTGACCGCGAGCTCCCAGTAGTGATTCGCGTCGGCATCGAACGCGTTGATGCTTTCCAGCTCGTACCCGAGATAGCCGGGATACTGCGTGCTCTGGCTGTAGCCGTAGTATTCGAGCGTATAGCTGAACGGGTCCGGCTGGCTGGCGCTCTGCGCGTTCACGAACGCCAACTGCAGCAGTTGCTGGACGTTGATCTCGAACGCGAATCCGACCTGGTAGCTGAACAGCTGGTTGTTGCTGTCGTCGTAGGCCTCGATGGTGATGGTGCTCATGTCGTATCCCCCCTTGCGTGTCCGATCCGGACGGTCGAACCGTTGATGAGACGCGCCCCGGCCGTTTCGAGGGCGTCGCGCGCCGGAGCCCGGCCGCAGGCTCGTGGCGGAAGCCTTTTCGAGGCTAGGTGATGGGGGATGGGGCCGCAAATCCGAGACGGCCGGCAGCGTCAGACGTCCTTGCTCCGGCCTGGAGGCTGGGGCGGCGTCGCCGCCAGCACCCGCATGACGGCGAGGCTGTTCCGCCACGCGAAGTACATGCCGCCCGCGAACGACGCCAGGACAAACGCCAGGATGCTCCAGCCGGCCGTCGGCCTCGTCGCGCTCCGGCTCCCGAAGCACAGCCACCCCAGCAGCCCGGCGGTCGCCGCGCACAGCAGGCAGAGCGCGATCAGGCCCACGAGCGGCGGGACCGACATCAGGATCCGGTTGGTGTCGTCGAAGCGCCAGGCCTGCACGTCCTCCCAGTCCGACGGGTCGTTCAAGACCACCGTGAGGCGCATGCCCGGCCGAATATCGTGGCGCCCGGGTATCGTCACCCAGCGCCGGCGAAGGTCGCCCGCGACAAAGTCGAAGCAGGTGAAGTTGCCTTGGCGAGACGATTCCCAGTGCAGCGATGACACCTCGTCGAGCGTCATCGAAACGACATGGAATGCGTGAGGGACAGCGGAAGGCGGCATGGCGTGGAGAGTCCGGGAAAGCCGCCCGGGCATCGACTGCGCCGGTTCGGCAAGGTGCATTGTCTCCGATGGCGCAGGGCCGTGATGCGACCCGGCCGCCATTGCCCAGTGCCGGACAACGGCGGCGCGCCCTCCGCATGCGCCGGATGCGCAACGAACACGCGGGTGGTATGGCGGGCAAGCTGCCCGTTGGCGCCCAGTATCAGGACTCGGGTCTTCGTGATTTCCGGAAGCGGCCGGCGGCCAGGGTTCATCGGTCGATGAAGCGCAGATGCGCGTCGGACAAGCGCGGTTGCCCAACCGGCGCGTTGGCCAGCGCCGCGTCGATCTCGCTCAGGTCAGCCGCCTCCAGGCACACGTCGGCCGCCCCGAGGTTTTCCGTCAGACGGGCCGCGCTGCGCGTGCCGGGAATCGGCACGATCCACGGCTTCTGCGCGAGCAGCCAGGCCAGTGCGATCTGCGCGAGCGTGGCGCCTTTGCGGTCAGCGATCGTCCTGATCCCCGCGAGCAACGCCTGGTTGGCCTGCCTGGCCTCGGGCGTGAACCGGGGGAACGTGCTGCGCGGGTCGGTCGCATCGAAGGCCGTGTCCGCGCGCACCTTGCCGGTCAGATAGCCCTGGCCGAGCGGGCGCCAGGGCACGAAGCCGATGCCCAGTTCCTCGCAGGTCTGCAGCACGCCGCCCTCGGGATCGCGCGTCCACAGCGAATACTCCGTCTGCAGCACGCTCACCGGATGCACCGCGTGGGCCCGGCGGATGGTGCGCGGCCCCGCCTCCGACAAGCCGAAATGCCTGACCTTGCCTTCGGCCACCAGATCCTTCAGCGCCCCGGCCACCTCTTCGATGGGCACGTTGGGATCCACGCGGTGCTGGTAGAACAGGTCGATGACGTCCGTCCTCAGGCGCTTGAGCGACGCCTCGGCGACGGCCCTGATGTGCTCGGGGCGGCTGTTCAGCCCGACGATCCGGTGGTCCCTGATGTCGAAGCCGAACTTCGTGGCGAGCACGATCCGGCTGCGGAACGGCGCCACCGCCTCGCCCACCAGTGCCTCATTGAGACAGGGCCCGTAGGCTTCGGCCGTATCGAACAGCGTGACGCCGCGCTCGTAAGCCGCGCGAATCACGGCGATCTGCTCGTTGCGGCTCAGCGCGGTCGGACCGTAGCCGAAGCTCATGCCCATGCAGCCGAAGCCCAGCGCGGAGACTTGCAGGCTGCTCCTGCCGAGTTGGCGTTTCTCCATGCGTGCACCCCACAGTTGGTCGAATATCGAGCCGATCATGTGAAACGGGATGAGAAGGGTCAGCCCGCCGCGGCAGGGGCCACGGGCATCGGCCGGCGAGCCGGCACGAGCAGGACGGCGGCCAGCGCACCGCCGCCCCCGCATGCTGCAATCACCAGCCCCATGGGGACGGGCGTGCCGTTGGCCAGCACGCCGACCAGGGCCGAGCCGAGGATGCCGGTGCCGTACTGCGTGGCGCCGACCAGCGCGGAGACCGTGCCGGCAAACTGCGGGAAGGTGCCCAGGGCACCGGTCATCGCGTTGGCCACGATGAAGCCGGTGGTGGAGACGAACACGAACAGCGGAATCACCAGGCCCGTCAACCCGCCCCAGCCCATGCGGGCAGCCAGCGCGACAGCCGCGCCGGCCAGCGCGGCGGCAACGGCGCCGGCACGCATCAGGCGGTCGCCGCCGAAGCGCCCGACCAGGTTCGCGTTGAGCAGGTTGGTGGCCATGATGCCCACGATCCCGAGCCCGAACAGCAGCCCGTAGTGCTGGGCCGGGACATGGTAGTAGTCGATGTACGCGAACGGCGTTCCGGCGACATAGGCGTACATCCCGCCATAAAAGAAGCCGCCGACGCCGAGGTAGCCCAGCAACCGCGGATGCCGGAGCAACACGCCGTAGCGCGCGAGCGTGCGATGCAGCGGCGCATCGTTGCGGCGGTGGGCCGGCAGGGTCTCGGGCAGCGTGCCGACCGCCGCCAGCGTGGCCAGCCCCACGATCACCAGCGTCCAGAAAATCGCGCGCCACGACCACAGCTTCAGGATCAGGCCGCCGGCGCTCGGCCCCACCAGCGGCGCGATCGCCATCACCGTCATCAGCGTGGACATCATGCGCGCGGCACGCTCGCCTTCGTACAGATCGCGCACCATGGCGCGCGCCAGCACCACGCTGGCGCAAGCGCCCGCGGCCTGCACCGCCCGCCACGCGATGAGGGCCGGGGCACTGGCGGCCAGCGCACAACCGGCCGAGCCGCCGATGAACAGCAGCAGGCCCAGCGCAATCGGCAGCCGCCGGCCGATGCGGTCACCGATAGGCCCCCACAGCAGTTGCCCCAGGCTAAAGCCGACCAGATAGCCCGAAATGGTCCATTCGAGCGCACCGGCGCTCGCCCCGAGGGTGGCCTGCATGGCCGGCATCGCCGGTAGATACAGGTCGGTGGAAATGGAAGCGAAGGCCATCAGCAGGCTCAGGACGGCCAGCATCCAGAGACTGCGGTCTTGCGGGGGCGAGGCGGTGGGCTGCATGGCGATCAGGGAGCGCGGGATGGCAGGACTGTATGCGCCGCGCTGTCAACTGAGTAGCCCAGCCGGGCTTTCTCCAGTGACAAGCCACACTTGCTAATCCGGCATCGACGGGCACGCGCCATGCGAATCCACAAGCGTGCGCATCGGGCCGAAAAACCGTCGGCAGTGCCCCCTCATTGCAAGAGGCCGTCCCGCAGTGCCCGATCATCAACTTGAGCTTGATGATGTTTCAAGCCCTGCGGCCCTAGGCCCACCTGCCGTCGCCGCCTAACATGACCGGATTGGCCAGCACCGCCGGCGCAGCGATCGGCTCACGTGCCCAAGGCCCGGCGCCGCGGCCGCCGTGCGCAAAGGATCGTTGGCCTCAACCGGCCAGACAGGAGAATTGAAATGAACGCGTCCCACCCCGTGGCCGAGTGAGCGAAGAAGGAGGGTGGATCCTCACAGGCCAATGGCATCGATGTGCCCAAGTGGAAAATGCAAGCATTTCCCGGCAACCGGAGGATCCACGATGAACAGTATCGCAGTGGGCGTAGACATCGCCAAGCAGGTATTCCAGGTGCATTACATCGATCAGGAAACCGGAGAGATCGTGAACAGGCAACTCAAACGGGCCAAGTTTCTCGAACACTTCGCGAACCGTGCTCGCTGTCTGATCGGGATGGAGGCGTGCGGTGGAGCGCACCACTGGGCGCGAGAACTGACGAAGCTGGGTCACGAGGTCAGGCTGATGCCGGCGGAGTTCGTGAAGGCGTTCAACATCCGCAACAAGAACGATGCGGCGGACGCGCGGGCGATTTGGCTGGCGGTGCAGCAGCCAGGCAAGCCGGTGGCGGTGAAAACCGAGATGCAGCAGGCGATGCTGGCGTTGCACCGGATGCGCGAGCAGTTAGTGAAGTTCCGCACGATGCAGGTCAACGGACTGCGGGGGTTGCTGACGGAATACGGCGAGGTGATGTGCAAAGGGCGAGCGGCGCTGGACAAGGAGATACCGGCCGCGCTGTGGCGGATCGCGGCGCGCCTGCCGGCGGCACTGATCGATACGTTGCGGGAGCAGTGGAACGGGCTAGCGAAGCTCGACGAGCAGATTGCCGAAATCGAACGCCGGATGCGCGAATGGAAGAAGGAAGACCGGGCCGTGAAGGTGATCAGCGAGATTCCCGGGGTGGGGTTGCTGACGGCCACCGCAGCGGTGGCGATGATGGGCGATCCGAAGGCATTCAGTTCGGGCCGGGAGTTCGCCGCCTGGGCGGGCCTGGTGCCAAAGCAGACTGGTTCGGGCGGCAAGGTGAACCTGCACGGGATCAGTAAGCGCGGCGACACATATCTGCGCACGCTGCTGATTCACGGCGCGCGCAGCGTATTGACGCGCGCAAAGGAGCCCGGCCCGTGGGTCGAGCAGATCAAAAAGCGGCGACCGACCAATGTGGTGATCGTCGCATTGGCCAACAAGATGGCGCGGACGATCTGGGCGGTGCTCGCTCATGACCGACCGTACCGGAAGGACTACGTGAGCGTGAAGCCAGTCTGAGTGAATCCACGCAAAGGTAGATGATCAACGTTTAACACAGGGTGAACGTCGAAAGGTTGCGCAGCAATCGAGTGTGATGACAAACCAGGTTGGACCGGGACTCGCAAAACCTGAATGGGGTGAGGAGCTTTGAGCTCGCCAGGAGAATGAGGTGCGAGTCAGCGTATTTCATAGGGGCCCGCAGCGGCAATACCGGCTGCAACAAGGCCGGATATAGAGCTGCAGCCCACCCTGTCTGTCGTAACACACGAAAACTGTTGCAAACGGGACGCGTTCATATAGAACCCCATGAAGGATGTTGTCGTTGTAATCGGATCCGGCGCCATCGGGCAGGCGATCGCGAGGCGCGTGAGCACGGGCAAGCATGTGCTGCTCGCCGATCTGCGGGAAGAGAACGCAAACGCGGCCGCCAAGACGCTTAGCGACGCGGGTTTTGAAGTAAGCACCGCCCATGTCGATGTTGCGCTGCGCGAGTCCGTACAGGCGCTGGTCGACACGGCCCAGGCCATCGGTCCCGTCACCGGCATGATCCACGCCGCAGGGGTATCGCCGACGCAGGCCTCCCCCGCCACCATCCTGAAGGTCGATCTCTATGGCACCGCGCTGGTGCTGGAAGCGTTCGGCAACGTCATTGCCCGCGGCGGCGCCGGCATCGTCATCGCCTCGCAATCCGGACACCGCCTGCCCGCGCTAACGCCGGAGCAGGACAAGGCCCTGGCCCTGACGCCGGCCGACGCCTTGCTCGCCCTCCCCATGCTGCAGCCCGACCAGGTGACGGACCCGCTGCACGCCTACCAGCTTTCCAAGCGCGGGAACGCACTACGGGTCATGGCCGAGGCCGTGCGCTGGGGCAAGCGCGGCGCGCGAGTCAACACCATCAGCCCCGGCATCATCATCACGCCGCTGGCGAACGACGAACTCTCCGGCCCGCGCGGCGCGGGATACCGCCGGATGATCGAACGGTGCGCCGCCGGCCGCGCCGGCACGCCCGACGAAATCGGCAACCTCGGCGCCCTGCTGATGGGACCGGATGGGACGTTCATTACCGGCAGTGACTTTCTGATTGATGGGGGGGTGACTGCGGCTTATTGGTATGGGGAGTTGGGGGCGGGGTGAGGGGGCTTCCGCGACTGCCGCTTGTTGGAACCCCAATCGGCGGCGGCAAGGCAGTTGAATCCAGCACATATCAGCGCCTTCTCAAAGTCGTCGAGCGCGACCAAGATGGCCTGGAAAGGATGACTTCAGAAGCTGGGCATAGGGTGCGCGTTCTATCAATCACGCCCCACCACATAGCGATCACGGAATTGCCACTGCGCGGTGTTTTTATATCCCCCCCCGGGGCAACAAGCATATGGTGACGTTGATTTTCACCTGCCCGAAGCAGGTTACTTTCATCCTGTAACATAGCACTCCAGACTCATTCATTTATATGGAGTGCGCAATGATGAAGAAAATGCTTCTTTCCATTCTGGCTTTCGTTACGACGCCGCTCATTGCAGCGGAAGGTGGCGGCCAATCACCATCTGTCAACGTTCAATTCGGCAAACCGACTGTTAAGCAGAAGCTCTTTTACGAGAAGATGTATGAAAAGAAGCCGTTTCCCGATGCAACGCTGTACTACTACGACAACGGCATCTACAAAATTATTTCTCCCGGAGAGGAGCACTACGGAGTCTATGTAGTGCGCGGCCACTTGACCGACGAAGAATATTCGGTTCACTACATCTCTTTACCTTCGTCCGACTGGGGCAATAAAACCGCTCATCATTTTCTGAAATTCAATCGG containing:
- the rtcR gene encoding RNA repair transcriptional activator RtcR; translation: MQKTVAIGFVGTVLDYAGKGNQRWDRWRPSVGLCQQEDLVIHRLELLHDARSRGLFERLRDDIAAVSPETEVRSVEIALRDPWDFEEVYGLLHDFVRGYAFDTDAEDYLIHITTGTHVAQICWFLLAEARYLPARLVQTSPPRKKAPGNIAGSYALIDLDLSRYDKIATRFAREREDTVSQLKSGIATRNPAFNRMIEQIERVASRSRAPILLFGPTGAGKSFLARRVYEMKKARHQLSGRFVEVNCATLRGDSAMSALFGHVKGAFTGAQTDRAGLLRSADGGLLFLDEIGELGLDEQAMLLKAIEEKRFLPFGSDREAESDFQLIAGTVRDLRQWVADGRFREDLFARINLWTFDLPGLAQRPEDIEPNLDYELTRFAREHGEQVRFHTEARRAYLRFVASPQARWSGNFRELSASVTRLATLAEGGRITEAGVEAEIGRLRHAWSGAEAPAGDDTLAALLGDGAAALDRFDRMQLESVVRICRESASLSDAGRRLFDVSRLEKAKVNDADRLRKYLARFGLDWQQVRGQAAN
- a CDS encoding patatin-like phospholipase family protein; amino-acid sequence: MDRAERTAFVFAGGGSLGAIEAGMLRELVASGVMPDMVVGASAGAINAAFFACHPHVDGAAQLEALWRGVRRAEVMPWSWRVMLGMLGRHSTHLVDAGGLQRLLNRHFAQARLEAAPLPLHVVATDMQTGAEVVLSAGSIVQAVLASAAIPGVFPPVRVDGRLLIDGGVANNTPISTAIRLGATRVVVLPAGFACADRREPRSAIEHALNALSLLVSRQLAQDLEHWAGTTPISVVPPLCPLEVSPYDYTRCGELIDRAAAATAAWLAADGLATCNVPGALYPHHHDHDGDHAGCSADLHAMPAP
- a CDS encoding cupin domain-containing protein, which produces MHAEPTPDWREHGVQVIPGSQLDLNTPQTPGMTRAAAITHARTGASKLWAGAVTIDANAKTGAHHHGALESVIYVVNGRARMRWGNHLEFTAEAGPGDFIYVPPFVPHQEINASPTETLSCVIVRSGQEPVVVNLDITPAEPPETVYWVDPIHPHP
- a CDS encoding acylphosphatase, with the protein product MTADMGTASDAAALVTRLVRVRGRVQGIGYREACVCRARTLGVTGWVRNRMDASVEAMLQGSPMQLAAMCAWLDDGMPAALVDGMEVIEVPAPFPRFDRFEQLPTL
- a CDS encoding DUF4430 domain-containing protein is translated as MSTITIEAYDDSNNQLFSYQVGFAFEINVQQLLQLAFVNAQSASQPDPFSYTLEYYGYSQSTQYPGYLGYELESINAFDADANHYWELAVNGQPSSSGIDTTFPNPGATVTLTYQTVTSKSLAANSRQKAIQERRAARSGARLPEPA
- a CDS encoding aldo/keto reductase, whose translation is MEKRQLGRSSLQVSALGFGCMGMSFGYGPTALSRNEQIAVIRAAYERGVTLFDTAEAYGPCLNEALVGEAVAPFRSRIVLATKFGFDIRDHRIVGLNSRPEHIRAVAEASLKRLRTDVIDLFYQHRVDPNVPIEEVAGALKDLVAEGKVRHFGLSEAGPRTIRRAHAVHPVSVLQTEYSLWTRDPEGGVLQTCEELGIGFVPWRPLGQGYLTGKVRADTAFDATDPRSTFPRFTPEARQANQALLAGIRTIADRKGATLAQIALAWLLAQKPWIVPIPGTRSAARLTENLGAADVCLEAADLSEIDAALANAPVGQPRLSDAHLRFIDR
- a CDS encoding multidrug effflux MFS transporter, yielding MLAVLSLLMAFASISTDLYLPAMPAMQATLGASAGALEWTISGYLVGFSLGQLLWGPIGDRIGRRLPIALGLLLFIGGSAGCALAASAPALIAWRAVQAAGACASVVLARAMVRDLYEGERAARMMSTLMTVMAIAPLVGPSAGGLILKLWSWRAIFWTLVIVGLATLAAVGTLPETLPAHRRNDAPLHRTLARYGVLLRHPRLLGYLGVGGFFYGGMYAYVAGTPFAYIDYYHVPAQHYGLLFGLGIVGIMATNLLNANLVGRFGGDRLMRAGAVAAALAGAAVALAARMGWGGLTGLVIPLFVFVSTTGFIVANAMTGALGTFPQFAGTVSALVGATQYGTGILGSALVGVLANGTPVPMGLVIAACGGGGALAAVLLVPARRPMPVAPAAAG
- a CDS encoding IS110 family RNA-guided transposase codes for the protein MNSIAVGVDIAKQVFQVHYIDQETGEIVNRQLKRAKFLEHFANRARCLIGMEACGGAHHWARELTKLGHEVRLMPAEFVKAFNIRNKNDAADARAIWLAVQQPGKPVAVKTEMQQAMLALHRMREQLVKFRTMQVNGLRGLLTEYGEVMCKGRAALDKEIPAALWRIAARLPAALIDTLREQWNGLAKLDEQIAEIERRMREWKKEDRAVKVISEIPGVGLLTATAAVAMMGDPKAFSSGREFAAWAGLVPKQTGSGGKVNLHGISKRGDTYLRTLLIHGARSVLTRAKEPGPWVEQIKKRRPTNVVIVALANKMARTIWAVLAHDRPYRKDYVSVKPV
- a CDS encoding SDR family oxidoreductase, with product MKDVVVVIGSGAIGQAIARRVSTGKHVLLADLREENANAAAKTLSDAGFEVSTAHVDVALRESVQALVDTAQAIGPVTGMIHAAGVSPTQASPATILKVDLYGTALVLEAFGNVIARGGAGIVIASQSGHRLPALTPEQDKALALTPADALLALPMLQPDQVTDPLHAYQLSKRGNALRVMAEAVRWGKRGARVNTISPGIIITPLANDELSGPRGAGYRRMIERCAAGRAGTPDEIGNLGALLMGPDGTFITGSDFLIDGGVTAAYWYGELGAG